The DNA segment AATTATCGGCAATGGTGTAAGCTCTCAATTGGTTTCGGTCTCCAATGGCTTTTCGCAATTCAAATACATTAAAGTCTTTGCTGAAACCGATGTTTTCCTCAATATGATGTGGCGTTATCGTGCTGCCTTTCGGCAAAATGATTTGCAGTTTTTCCAATTCGTTGTTGATTTTACTCAAATCCGTTCCCAAGAATTCGACCAACATCGCATTGGCTTTGGGTTCGATGGAATATTTTTTGCCCGCCAAAACCCGTTTGATCCAATCGCCAACCTGATTTTCATACAGTTTCTTGCTTTCGTAAACGATGCCGTTTTTGGCCAACAGTTTGGTCACTTTTTTTCGTTTATCCAAGGTTTTGTATTTGTAACAAAAAACCAAAACGGTTGATGGCATTGGGTTTTCGGCATAACTTTCGATTTTGTCGATGGTACGTGACAAATCTTGGGCTTCCTTTACAATAACCACTTGACGTTCCGCCATCATCGGGTAGCGTTTGGCGGTCGAAACAATGTCTTCTATCGTTACGTCTCTCCCGTACAAAACCGTTTGATTGAAACCTTTCTCGTCTTCCGACAACACTTTGTCTTCAATATAATCGGATAATTTGTCAATATAATACGATTCCTCCCCCATCAAAAAATAAATGGGCTTGATGTTGCCCGCCTTGATGTCATTGACTATTTTTAAAACTTCGTCCATTTTGTCTATTCTCTTTTATCTATTATCCAAAAGTCTTACTTTTGTTTTATGCAGCAACTCAATTTTCCTTCGTATTCTTTTCGTTTCAAAAATAGCGAAAATAAAGTGTCTATTTTCGACGAAATCAGGAAAAAATTCATCATTCTCACTCCCGAAGAATGGGTTCGCCAGCACGTTGTCCGGTTTTTGTTGGAAGAAAAAAAATACCCCAAATCATTAATTAACGTCGAAAAAGTTTTGAACGTCAACGGATTGCGAAAAAGATACGATATCGTGGTTTTCAATCCCGATGGTTCCATTTTTGTTTTGGTGGAATGCAAAGCGCCCGAAATCAAAACCGCACAAGCCACTTTTGACCAAATCGCCCGTTACAACATGACCCTGAAAGCCCAATATTTGATGGTGACCAATGGTTTGAATCATTACTTTTGCCAAATGGATTTTGAGAACGAGAAATATGAGTTTTTGAGGGAATTGCCAGATTATGAATTGAAAAATACAAAGAATTAAATGAAAATAGCCGTAGTAATCCTCAATTGGAATGGAACAAAATTATTGGAGCAATTTTTACCATCCATTGTAAAATATTCTCCCGAAGCCGACATTTATGTGGCCGACAATGCTTCGACAGATGATTCCGTTGCCTTCGTGAAAGCCAATTTTCCAACGGTTAAGATTGTTGAAAACGAAAGTAATTTTGGCTTTGCCCAAGGTTACAATGAAGCTTTACAACACATTGATGCCGAGATTTATGCTTTGGTCAATTCGGATATTGAAGTGACGGAAAACTGGCTGAAATCCATCGTCGAAACATTCGAAAACGAACCAAAAACTGCCATAATCCAGCCTAAACTTCTGGATTTCAAACGAAAGGAGTACTTTGAATATGCCGGTGCTGCCGGTGGATTTTTAGACAAATACGGTTATCCCTACTGTCGTGGACGCGTTTTTGAAACTTTGGAAAAAGACAACGGACAATACGACGATAATTGCGAAATATTCTGGGCTTCGGGTGCCTGTTTTTTTATCCGAAGTTCGGTTTACAAAGAGTTGAAAGGTTTCGATGCTGATTTTTTTGCCCATCAGGAAGAAATAGATTTGTGTTGGCGCGCCTTCAACAAAGGGCATCAAATAAAATACAATTCACAATCGGTCGTGTATCACGTGGGCGGAGCAACTTTGCAACAAGGAAATCCAAAGAAAACTTTTTTGAATTTCAGGAATTCGTTGTTGATGTTGTTGAAAAATCTTCCTAAAAAACAATTAATTCCCGTGATTTTCATTCGCCTTATTCTGGATGGCGTTGCTGGAATGCAATTTCTTTCACAAGGAAAGTTCAAACATTTGTTGGCAATCTTAAAAGCGCATTTTTCATTTTATTCGCTTGTTTCTGTGCATTATAAGAAAAGAGAACCGTTTCAATCTGAAAAATATTATAAAATCAAAAGCATCGTTTTTCAATATTTTTTCAATGGTGGCAAGGTTTTTGAAAAATAATTTTAACAAAGATTTAAATCAGAATTCTAATCTTAAAAAACTAACTTTGTAATTCACGTTTAATTAAATTTTATCATCTATGAAAAAAATTGTTATTGCCCTATCCTTATTGGTGTTCATGACTTCTTGTGTTTCTAAAAAGAAATATGCGGATCTTGAAGCTAGAAACAAAGAAACTCAAGACTTGTTAAATACTTGCACTGTAAAATTAAACTCTTGTTTGGAAGAAAAAGCTGGACTTGCTGCAACAGCGGCCTCTTTGAAAGACCAAAACCAACATTTAATCACTACCTCAAAAGACATGACTGTCTTGACTGCAAAAGGTGCTGAAAATATTGAAAAAGCATTAGAATCCATCAAAGAAAAAGATTTGAAAATTTCTAGAATGCAAGACGCTTTAACTAAAAAAGACAGTGTTACTCTTGCCGTGGTGACCAGTTTGAAATCTGTTGTGGGATTGAATGACGAAGACATCGAAATCAATGTTGACAAAGGAGTTGTTTTCATCTCCATCTCTGATAAAATGTTGTTCAAAAGCGGTAGCTATGAAGTATCGGACAAAGCAAAAGGAGTTTTGGCAAAAGTGGCCAAAGTGGTAAATGACAAACCAGATTTTGAATGTATGATAGAAGGTCATACAGATAACGTTCCTTACAACGGAAACGGAGTGATTGTTGACAACTGGGATTTAAGCGTAAAACGTTCTACATCAATCATCCGCGTATTATCGACTCAATTAGGTGTTAATCCAGCACAATTAATTGCAGCAGGAAGAAGTTCTTATGTTCCTTTAGTGGCAAATGATTCTGCTGAAAACAAAGCTAAAAATAGAAGAACTCGTATTTATGTAATGCCAAAAATTGACCAGTTCTATGATATGGTGGAGAAAGAAATGAAAAAACAAGCTAAATAATTAGTGGTCAGTGAACAGTAATTAGTATTCAGTTGATTATAAATATAAAAACGTCCCGAGCAATCGGGACGTTTTTGTTTTATAGCGGTTTTAAAATCGTAAATCTAATATTTAAAGTATATCCAAACTCCCCTTGCCTTCTCTCACGACCACGGGTTCGTAACCGGACAAGTCGATGATGGTGGAACCGATGTTGTCTCCGTAGCCACCATCAACAACGACATCGACAAGATTTTGCCATTTCTCGAAAATAAGTTCTGGATCGGTGGTGTATTCAATTACGTCGTCCTCGTCCCGAATCGAAGTCGAAACAATGGGATTGCCCAATTGGCGAACAATTTCCAAGGCAATCGAATTATCGGGAATACGAATCCCGACCGTGGTTTTCTTCTTGAATTCTTTTGGAAGGTTTGTGTTTCCTGGCAAAATGAAAGTATAGGGTCCTGGCAAAGCTCTTTTCAACAGCTTAAAAGTGGCCGTGTCAATTTGTTTCACATAATCGGAAAGATTGCTCAAATCGTGACAAATAAAGGAGAAATTGGCTTTGTCCAACTTCACTCCTTTTATTTTGGCAATGCGTTCCAAAGCCTTGGTATTGGTAATATCGCAACCCAAACCGTAAACCGTGTCGGTGGGATAAATAACCAAACCGCCGTCTTTTAAAACCTTCACGACCTTGGCAATTGCCGCTTCGCTGGGTTTGTCTTCGTATATTTTTATGAATTGTGCCATTTTTTAGAATAAAGATGATAGAGAATAGATTATAGACTAGGGTTTAATTTTTTGAAAAACTTTTGCAGTATAAAATAACATTGCAATGGTAATCAAATTAATTTTCACAATAAAAATAGAACTATTAGAATTTAATGCCAATAAAAATTGTGATGGATAAAAATCAAAACCTGCAATTACATCATTTGTCAAATTCAAGGTTAAATTTACACCTATTCCATTAATGGCTGAATAAAATAAGCCAAAAACATCAAAAGCAATTAATTGCATTAGCAAAGAAATGTATACTAATTTTAATCCTTGAACATAATTTTTCTTGTTTAACAGAATTCCTGAATAAATACAAAATCCAAAAAATATAAATGGGGTTAACATTGAAACGTAACCAGTCCAATTTTGATATGTTGACAAATTAGTAGTCAAAAGTAAATATGATGTAAATAGCAAACCGACTATTCCTCCAATAATCTGATATATTTCAATAAAATTAATCTTCTTTTCAAGTCTTTTATCTATCATCACTATTCTTTTCTCTTTTTTAACCAATAACATCCAACTTCGCAAATCTTAACAACAACTTCTTGATGCCTCCGACTTCAAATTTGATTTCGGCTTTTTTGTCTGCGCCAACTCCTTCAAGGTTTAACACTTCACCTTTACCGAAACGTTCATGCATCACGATATTTCCTGTAGTCAATTTATTGTCAAATAAATTAGGCCCTTCCGCAGATGGATTACTGGAAACAGGTTTTAATTTTCGAATGATTGCCGTAGGTTCTTCACCCAATTTCTTGGGTGGCGTTCCATTGGCTGGTTTAGCCAATCGCAACTTGGATTTGTCCACGTCTCCAAAAATATCACTGTCAATCATTGGTTTGTAGCGGTAATTATTTTCTTCAGGAGTCAAATATTCTAAATATTGTCCATCAATTTCTTCAATGAAACGAGAAGGTTCACTATCCGTCAATTTTCCCCAACGGTAACGGGATTGGGCATACGTCAAATACGCCTGATGTTCGGCACGAGTTAAGGCTACATAAAACAAACGACGTTCTTCTTCGAGTTCGCTACGGGTGCTCATGCTCATGGCACTTGGAAACAAATCTTCCTCCATTCCCACTACAAAAACGTGTGGAAATTCCAATCCTTTCGCCAAATGTATCGTCATCAAAGCCACACGGTCTTCATCGCTGGTATCTTTGTCTAAATCGGTTGCCAAAGCCACGTCTTCCATAAACTCGGATAATGCACCACGAGCTCCGTCAATCTCTCTTTGCCCTTCGGTGAAATCCTTGATACCGTTCAGTAATTCCTCGATGTTCTGGATTTTGGCCATTCCTTCCGGAGTTGCATCTTTCTTTAATTCTTGAACCAAGCCCGTTTTTTTGGCAACGTGGTCCGTGATATAAAAAGCATCTTGATTTTCGTTAATCACCTGGAAACTCTGGATCATCATCACAAAATCTTGTAGTTTTTGCTTCGTTCCCGAGTTCAGTTTCAAGTCGATCTTGTCAATGTTCTGCATCACTTCGAATATCGAACGCTTGTAATGATTGGCGGCAACCGTCAGTTTTTCGACTGTGGTGTCCCCTATTCCTCTCGCTGGATAATTGATGACGCGAACCAAGGCTTCTTCATCTTTTGGATTAAGAACCAATCTCAAATAACACAAAACATCCTTGATTTCTTTTCTTTGGTAAAAGGACAAACCACCGTAAATTCGATACGGAATATCTCTTTTTCTGAGCGCATCTTCCATAGCACGGGATTGCGCATTGGTGCGATACAAGATGGCAAATTGCCCATTCATCATTTGATGCTGCATCTTCTGCTCGAAAATCGTGCTGGCCACAAAACGACCTTCTTCGGCATCTGTTAGGCTACGATGCACTTTTATTTTGGGTCCAAAATCATTGGCTGTCCAAACAATTTTGTCGAGTTTTACTTTATTTTTGTCAATTATGGTGTTGGCCGCTTCCACAATATTTTTGGTCGAACGGTAATTTTGTTCCAATCGAAAGGTTTTTACGCCTTCATAATCCTTCTGGAAATTCAGGATGTTGTTGATGTTGGCACCGCGAAACGCATAAATACTTTGGGCATCGTCCCCAACGACACATATATTTTGGAATTTGTCCGATAAAGCGCGAACAATCAAATACTGCGAATGGTTGGTATCTTGGTACTCATCCACCAAAATATAACGAAAACGGTTCTGGTATTTTGCCAAAACATCTGGAAAACGATTTAACAATTCATTGGTTTTCAACAACAAATCATCAAAATCCATGGCACCGGCCTTGAAACACCGATCCACATAATTTTGGTAAATTTCACCCAAACGGGGCTTTTTGCTCATTGCATCTTGTTCTTGCAATTCGGGATTGTTGAAATAAGCTTTTACCGTGATTAAACTATTTTTATAAGAGGAAATTCGGCTCAAAACCTGCTTCGGTTTGTAAACATCCCTGTCCAATTGCATTTCCTTGATAATGGCCGAAATGGCTCGAACAGAATCTTGTGAATCATAAATGGTAAAATTCGAAGGATATCCCAATTTATCGGCTTCGGAACGCAGAATTCGGGCAAAAACGGAGTGAAAAGTTCCCATCCAAAGATTTTTGGCTTCATTGGAACCCACGATATCGGAGATACGCTTTTTCATTTCGCGCGCCGCTTTATTCGTAAAAGTCAAGGACAAAATACTGAAAGCATCCACGCCCTGACTCATCAAATAAGCAATCCGAATGGTCAATACACGGGTTTTTCCAGAGCCTGCACCAGCAATAATAATCATTGGTCCGTCTTTTTGGAGTACGGGTTCGCGTTGGGCTTCGTTTAGTTGGTCAATGTATTTCTGCATAAAATTTTCTGTTGAATGCAAAAATAAGGATTTATGAGTTAGGAATTTGATTTATATAAAACCAAAATTTTGAGCAATTTCTTCGACCGTAAAAGTCAAGCAAGGCGATTTAAGTTGAAGTGTTTTAGCTCCTAGTGCCCATAATTAGACTTGAAAAACAAACAAGATTTACATTAGTTGCACGATTGCGCCTCCGGAGCTTCTCCTGTAATTTCCATCCAATCAATATTGGCAAAAGCTAGAGCATCAATAGTTTCTAATCTAATAGTATTAATTCCTTTGGACAATTTAATGTTTGTTGGTGTAGTTGTGGCAAACTTTGTCGTACTGGATGTTATCGGAAATGACAAATCGATACCAGCCGTACCGTTAATTTTAACTTTTGCAGCCGTAGTTATCCCTCTATGCACATATCTAAAGACGATGCTGTAAAGACCGGCAGTGGGAACTTTGATGGTATAATTGATTCCTTTGCCAACAGCATCCACAAGATTGGTTACTTTTCGGTTATTGGCACTGGAATTAATTGCTATAACGCCATCATACGCACAATATCCTGGCAAAGCTTCTTCGATTCTTAGTGTATGGGTTCCTGTGAGTTTTTCGCCAAAGGTAGCCGTGACACCCACGTCTGCCGTCATTGCAATAGTTATAACTTCTGTATTTTCTCCTGAACTCCACGATTTAAGCTCATTTCCTTTTGCAGGAAGGGCAGTTAGCGTTACAATTTCACCTTCTGTATAAGTAGCTTTATTTGGACTTATAGTAATTGTTCCGCCCTCCATTGGACTTGCCATTGCGGCCAAAACATGAGCTGCTGGTAGTGTGCTTTTAAAATTGGCAGTAACGGTTTTGTTGGCATTCATTGTAATTTTTGTGCTAGCTGTTATTGCGCCATTACTCCAAGATTGGAAAACATAATCAGTGGCTGGTGTTGCGGTTAATGTAACGGTATCGCCTGCATCATAAGTTGTTTTAACAGGATTTACGACTACACTTCCGCCTGCAATAGGTTTTGGAGTGGTTTTCAGTATAAAATCGGTTTTTTGTTGTGCTCCCAATTCTCTGGCTCCAAGATCTGGTGCTGCTCCGTTATATTCAATTCCAGCCGTTTGCACGCCTGCATCTATGAAATCACTGCTCGATTTCAGTGCC comes from the Flavobacterium limnophilum genome and includes:
- the holA gene encoding DNA polymerase III subunit delta, yielding MDEVLKIVNDIKAGNIKPIYFLMGEESYYIDKLSDYIEDKVLSEDEKGFNQTVLYGRDVTIEDIVSTAKRYPMMAERQVVIVKEAQDLSRTIDKIESYAENPMPSTVLVFCYKYKTLDKRKKVTKLLAKNGIVYESKKLYENQVGDWIKRVLAGKKYSIEPKANAMLVEFLGTDLSKINNELEKLQIILPKGSTITPHHIEENIGFSKDFNVFELRKAIGDRNQLRAYTIADNFAQNPKDNPIVMTTSLVFSFFVQLLKYHGLKDKNPNNVAKVLGVNPFFLKDYDIALKNYPMRKVSQIVTSLRDVDVKSKGVGANALPQSDLLREMLFKIFN
- a CDS encoding L-threonylcarbamoyladenylate synthase, with protein sequence MAQFIKIYEDKPSEAAIAKVVKVLKDGGLVIYPTDTVYGLGCDITNTKALERIAKIKGVKLDKANFSFICHDLSNLSDYVKQIDTATFKLLKRALPGPYTFILPGNTNLPKEFKKKTTVGIRIPDNSIALEIVRQLGNPIVSTSIRDEDDVIEYTTDPELIFEKWQNLVDVVVDGGYGDNIGSTIIDLSGYEPVVVREGKGSLDIL
- a CDS encoding glycosyltransferase family 2 protein, giving the protein MKIAVVILNWNGTKLLEQFLPSIVKYSPEADIYVADNASTDDSVAFVKANFPTVKIVENESNFGFAQGYNEALQHIDAEIYALVNSDIEVTENWLKSIVETFENEPKTAIIQPKLLDFKRKEYFEYAGAAGGFLDKYGYPYCRGRVFETLEKDNGQYDDNCEIFWASGACFFIRSSVYKELKGFDADFFAHQEEIDLCWRAFNKGHQIKYNSQSVVYHVGGATLQQGNPKKTFLNFRNSLLMLLKNLPKKQLIPVIFIRLILDGVAGMQFLSQGKFKHLLAILKAHFSFYSLVSVHYKKREPFQSEKYYKIKSIVFQYFFNGGKVFEK
- a CDS encoding type I restriction enzyme HsdR N-terminal domain-containing protein; translation: MQQLNFPSYSFRFKNSENKVSIFDEIRKKFIILTPEEWVRQHVVRFLLEEKKYPKSLINVEKVLNVNGLRKRYDIVVFNPDGSIFVLVECKAPEIKTAQATFDQIARYNMTLKAQYLMVTNGLNHYFCQMDFENEKYEFLRELPDYELKNTKN
- a CDS encoding ATP-dependent helicase: MQKYIDQLNEAQREPVLQKDGPMIIIAGAGSGKTRVLTIRIAYLMSQGVDAFSILSLTFTNKAAREMKKRISDIVGSNEAKNLWMGTFHSVFARILRSEADKLGYPSNFTIYDSQDSVRAISAIIKEMQLDRDVYKPKQVLSRISSYKNSLITVKAYFNNPELQEQDAMSKKPRLGEIYQNYVDRCFKAGAMDFDDLLLKTNELLNRFPDVLAKYQNRFRYILVDEYQDTNHSQYLIVRALSDKFQNICVVGDDAQSIYAFRGANINNILNFQKDYEGVKTFRLEQNYRSTKNIVEAANTIIDKNKVKLDKIVWTANDFGPKIKVHRSLTDAEEGRFVASTIFEQKMQHQMMNGQFAILYRTNAQSRAMEDALRKRDIPYRIYGGLSFYQRKEIKDVLCYLRLVLNPKDEEALVRVINYPARGIGDTTVEKLTVAANHYKRSIFEVMQNIDKIDLKLNSGTKQKLQDFVMMIQSFQVINENQDAFYITDHVAKKTGLVQELKKDATPEGMAKIQNIEELLNGIKDFTEGQREIDGARGALSEFMEDVALATDLDKDTSDEDRVALMTIHLAKGLEFPHVFVVGMEEDLFPSAMSMSTRSELEEERRLFYVALTRAEHQAYLTYAQSRYRWGKLTDSEPSRFIEEIDGQYLEYLTPEENNYRYKPMIDSDIFGDVDKSKLRLAKPANGTPPKKLGEEPTAIIRKLKPVSSNPSAEGPNLFDNKLTTGNIVMHERFGKGEVLNLEGVGADKKAEIKFEVGGIKKLLLRFAKLDVIG
- a CDS encoding OmpA/MotB family protein; its protein translation is MKKIVIALSLLVFMTSCVSKKKYADLEARNKETQDLLNTCTVKLNSCLEEKAGLAATAASLKDQNQHLITTSKDMTVLTAKGAENIEKALESIKEKDLKISRMQDALTKKDSVTLAVVTSLKSVVGLNDEDIEINVDKGVVFISISDKMLFKSGSYEVSDKAKGVLAKVAKVVNDKPDFECMIEGHTDNVPYNGNGVIVDNWDLSVKRSTSIIRVLSTQLGVNPAQLIAAGRSSYVPLVANDSAENKAKNRRTRIYVMPKIDQFYDMVEKEMKKQAK